In a single window of the Hypanus sabinus isolate sHypSab1 chromosome 15, sHypSab1.hap1, whole genome shotgun sequence genome:
- the LOC132405616 gene encoding cyclin-I-like isoform X1, whose amino-acid sequence MKCLGPLDDQRLASLLDVALSKEAKLWKVPLFKTCSYQQDPTINPLQREHVVLWLRDLCSKFGYYPETFFFAVSILDRLLASVKAQPKYLRCIAISSLFIAAKINEEDEVTLLVKDLTAKSASGCSTNEVVRMERIILEKLQWDLYTATPADFLNIFHAMVMSSQPHLLEQWPQMKPSLHAALLTRQLQHCMACHQLLQFRGSTLALAIISLEAERLTPDWFAVTTDLLKKTQIHSSEFIYCRNIVEQQLLPPTLVWDPNTLYVFDPASSVIERQWRGRLLYTRSGRCDLMSDSLSGGKLWSSQRAAISDTIALVKPNEAEASPMYGMQNLSRDTITAAAEGIGDSKDVDSSTASSQLVENPSPCPPLQPVDDE is encoded by the exons ATGAAATGTCTTGGGCCCTTGGATGACCAGCGGCTTGCATCCCTCCTTGACGTTGCACTCTCTAAGGAAGCCAAGTTATGGAAAGTGCCTCTTTTCAAGACTTGCAGTTACCAG CAGGATCCAACTATCAATCCACTGCAGCGGGAGCATGTCGTTCTGTGGCTCAGGGACTTGTGCTCCAAGTTTGGGTATTACCCTGAGACCTTCTTTTTTGCTGTTAGTATTCTTGATCGCCTCTTAGCATCTGTAAAG GCACAACCAAAGTATCTTCGTTGCATTGCCATTTCCAGCTTGTTCATCGCAGCCAAAATCAATGAGGAAGATGAG GTCACACTCCTAGTAAAGGACCTCACAGCGAAGAGTGCCAGTGGCTGTTCTACCAATGAGGTTGTGAGGATGGAAAGGATCATACTGGAGAAACTGCAGTGGGACCTTTACACCGCCACACCAGCAGACTTTTTGAACATA TTCCACGCCATGGTGATGTCCAGCCAGCCCCATCTCCTCGAGCAGTGGCCTCAGATGAAGCCTTCTCTCCATGCCGCGCTCTTAACCAGACAGCTGCAGCACTGCATGGCCTGCCACCAGTTACTGCAGTTCAGAGGCTCCACGCTTGCCTTAGCGATCATCAGCTTGGAAGCAGAAAGATTGACTCCTGACTGGTTCGCTGTTACAACTGATCTGCTAAAGAAAACACAG ATTCACAGCTCAGAGTTTATCTACTGTAGAAACATTGTGGAACAGCAGTTATTACCGCCCACATTGGTCTGGGATCCCAACACGCTCTATGTCTTTGATCCTGCAAGTTCGGTCATTGAAAGGCAATGGCGGGGAAGATTGCTTTACACTCGTTCAGGCAGATGTGATTTGATGTCTGATTCACTCTCCGGTGGAAAGCTGTGGTCCAGCCAGCGAGCTGCTATCAGCGACACTATAGCTCTGGTTAAACCAAATGAGGCAGAGGCAAGCCCCATGTACGGAATGCAGAATCTCTCCAGAGATACCATCACTGCGGCTGCCGAGGGGATTGGTGACAGCAAGGATGTTGATTCCAGCACAGCTAGTTCACAGCTGGTGGAAAACCCTTCACCGTGTCCCCCGCTGCAGCCTGTGGATGATGAGTAA
- the LOC132405616 gene encoding cyclin-I-like isoform X2, whose translation MKCLGPLDDQRLASLLDVALSKEAKLWKVPLFKTCSYQDPTINPLQREHVVLWLRDLCSKFGYYPETFFFAVSILDRLLASVKAQPKYLRCIAISSLFIAAKINEEDEVTLLVKDLTAKSASGCSTNEVVRMERIILEKLQWDLYTATPADFLNIFHAMVMSSQPHLLEQWPQMKPSLHAALLTRQLQHCMACHQLLQFRGSTLALAIISLEAERLTPDWFAVTTDLLKKTQIHSSEFIYCRNIVEQQLLPPTLVWDPNTLYVFDPASSVIERQWRGRLLYTRSGRCDLMSDSLSGGKLWSSQRAAISDTIALVKPNEAEASPMYGMQNLSRDTITAAAEGIGDSKDVDSSTASSQLVENPSPCPPLQPVDDE comes from the exons ATGAAATGTCTTGGGCCCTTGGATGACCAGCGGCTTGCATCCCTCCTTGACGTTGCACTCTCTAAGGAAGCCAAGTTATGGAAAGTGCCTCTTTTCAAGACTTGCAGTTACCAG GATCCAACTATCAATCCACTGCAGCGGGAGCATGTCGTTCTGTGGCTCAGGGACTTGTGCTCCAAGTTTGGGTATTACCCTGAGACCTTCTTTTTTGCTGTTAGTATTCTTGATCGCCTCTTAGCATCTGTAAAG GCACAACCAAAGTATCTTCGTTGCATTGCCATTTCCAGCTTGTTCATCGCAGCCAAAATCAATGAGGAAGATGAG GTCACACTCCTAGTAAAGGACCTCACAGCGAAGAGTGCCAGTGGCTGTTCTACCAATGAGGTTGTGAGGATGGAAAGGATCATACTGGAGAAACTGCAGTGGGACCTTTACACCGCCACACCAGCAGACTTTTTGAACATA TTCCACGCCATGGTGATGTCCAGCCAGCCCCATCTCCTCGAGCAGTGGCCTCAGATGAAGCCTTCTCTCCATGCCGCGCTCTTAACCAGACAGCTGCAGCACTGCATGGCCTGCCACCAGTTACTGCAGTTCAGAGGCTCCACGCTTGCCTTAGCGATCATCAGCTTGGAAGCAGAAAGATTGACTCCTGACTGGTTCGCTGTTACAACTGATCTGCTAAAGAAAACACAG ATTCACAGCTCAGAGTTTATCTACTGTAGAAACATTGTGGAACAGCAGTTATTACCGCCCACATTGGTCTGGGATCCCAACACGCTCTATGTCTTTGATCCTGCAAGTTCGGTCATTGAAAGGCAATGGCGGGGAAGATTGCTTTACACTCGTTCAGGCAGATGTGATTTGATGTCTGATTCACTCTCCGGTGGAAAGCTGTGGTCCAGCCAGCGAGCTGCTATCAGCGACACTATAGCTCTGGTTAAACCAAATGAGGCAGAGGCAAGCCCCATGTACGGAATGCAGAATCTCTCCAGAGATACCATCACTGCGGCTGCCGAGGGGATTGGTGACAGCAAGGATGTTGATTCCAGCACAGCTAGTTCACAGCTGGTGGAAAACCCTTCACCGTGTCCCCCGCTGCAGCCTGTGGATGATGAGTAA